From one Colletotrichum destructivum chromosome 3, complete sequence genomic stretch:
- a CDS encoding Putative GAR domain-containing protein yields the protein MTDPPPPFTPGTGQHLHPSRRQYLRSDEHSPTRTRITDDLLGRLTPMTAVEMLQTPSAELKHCLDNSTVGEQEFAMRAAVANRKIYEWLEELSNWPWPTTGGCIGFEMPDAKTRRIDDAGVSDRAYLGCLPAKDVARYEQRVHGISHDMDELHIEDIKTHVMHTHIIPLSRPGTPILGSRSAATTVLSYNRMDDLTALLTAVIIQALPNLSKLCRLLKVWQIRLSILHRIPGLLAGIAETEFALDSAWKVLSSPTETPVNDAPENQADDNLSRLKHAFVVVKGVLEKQIAKSGRSLDFMLDSLEGLQDTLPDHWLDRMEAVERNYAEWVACGEQKMRQGEWRERAIAEVRPEPTVTLALPVVQDDPKTVALPVAIAVDPPQEETQQTSLSDNSGEATPDHSVGTDEGDTIELSPKQLSTSSLDGSSEVPKPKRTPLAEVRNNSAKKTGLSQGNKESVVSKLRAIFENNAKSEPSPPADDVENLPDTLESEDEIQLPPLIRPGRRGSDASESSTVVNGHTSLLVDASSDMPEVSASPPLPRQKRAEAPERKSAVDRFMSISPPSSPPFRHSFRDHSVSPMMRPQDEGLLPALPLESAYIEEDYDHSFISVGTPRESNASDDHLRQQISDILESIPANIKLARATPKVDLNPPPPDLPAKRLKKPSREAIRRTGSSMSMASRASSRAPTPWLTLAPAYAKNPRPRRPQSRNDIRVYHLSRSTGEAPIKLSIRCVGEHGERVMVRVGGGWADLGEYLKEYATHHGRRSAGPLETAKVEVQDLPRASSRAAANSSPPSRPASALEMSPMTPLNVRKSRKSFGSGDVSGPSVPRLLPNTPAVPPIPDKFTPSSEDSNRSRSSSHISWEEEESSFLGLAGPTGRKVEMSEESRAWVESVKEKVRLASGEARRASEFGDMGKVGGTKRLFRKG from the coding sequence ATGACCGATCCTCCTCCACCCTTCACGCCCGGCACGGGTCAGCACCTGCACCCATCCAGGCGCCAGTACCTCCGCTCTGACGAGCACTCGCCCACCCGTACCCGAATCACCGACGATCTGCTGGGCCGCCTGACGCCCATGACCGCCGTTGAAATGCTTCAAACGCCCAGCGCCGAGCTAAAGCACTGCCTCGACAACTCTACTGTTGGTGAACAGGAATTCGCCAtgcgcgccgccgtggccaaCCGCAAGATATATGAGTGGCTCGAAGAGCTCTCCAACTGGCCCTGGCCAACCACCGGTGGCTGTATCGGCTTCGAAATGCCGGACGCTAAGACAAGGAGAATAGATGACGCGGGAGTCTCTGATAGAGCGTACCTGGGGTGTCTGCCGGCTAAAGACGTGGCTCGGTACGAGCAGCGAGTGCACGGTATTTCTCACGACATGGACGAGCTGCACATTGAAGACATAAAGACTCATGtcatgcacacacacatcatTCCGCTTTCGCGGCCCGGGACACCCATATTGGGTTCGCGGTCTGCTGCGACGACGGTACTCTCTTACAATCGGATGGATGATTTGACGGCTCTTCTCACTGCCGTCATCATCCAAGCACTGCCGAATCTATCCAAGCTGTGTCGGCTGCTGAAAGTCTGGCAGATTCGGCTTTCTATTCTTCATCGGATACCTGGCTTATTGGCCGGTATCGCAGAGACCGAGTTCGCACTTGATTCTGCGTGGAAAGTGCTTTCGTCTCCGACAGAGACGCCAGTTAACGACGCGCCCGAAAACCAAGCGGACGACAACCTCTCCCGTCTCAAACATGCTTTCGTTGTGGTCAAAGGCGTGCTGGAAAAGCAGATTGCCAAATCCGGCCGCAGTCTTGACTTTATGCTCGACAGCCTGGAGGGGCTGCAAGACACGCTGCCCGACCACTGGCTTGATCGCATGGAGGCCGTTGAGCGGAACTACGCCGAATGGGTAGCTTGTGGCGAACAAAAGATGCGACAAGGAGAGTGGCGCGAAAGGGCTATCGCCGAAGTCAGGCCTGAACCGACTGTGACCTTGGCTCTGCCAGTTGTCCAAGACGATCCAAAGACTGTAGCCTTGCCAGTGGCAATCGCCGTTGATCCCCCGCAAGAGGAGACACAGCAGACCAGCCTCTCTGACAACTCTGGCGAGGCCACTCCAGATCATTCTGTCGGCACAGACGAGGGCGACACAATCGAGCTGTCCCCAAAACAGCTGTCCACCAGCAGTCTCGATGGCTCCAGCGAGGTGCCAAAGCCCAAGCGAACCCCGTTAGCTGAGGTACGAAACAACAGCGCAAAGAAGACTGGCCTATCCCAGGGCAACAAAGAATCCGTCGTGTCGAAGCTTAGGGCAATTTTCGAAAACAACGCGAAATCTGAGCCCTCGCCCCCCGCTGATGACGTGGAGAATCTGCCTGACACATTAGAatccgaggacgagatccAGCTCCCTCCTTTGATCCGTCCGGGCCGGCGCGGTAGTGACGCCTCGGAGTCGTCAACAGTCGTCAACGGCCACACAAGCCTGTTAGTAGACGCCTCTAGTGATATGCCTGAGGTCTCAGCATCCCCGCCCCTGCCACGCCAGAAGCGTGCCGAAGCCCCAGAACGAAAGTCCGCTGTCGACCGCTTCATGAGTATTAGTCCTCCCAGCTCACCCCCGTTCCGACACAGCTTCAGAGACCATAGCGTGAGTCCGATGATGAGGCCCCAGGACGAGGGTCTGCTGCCGGCGCTGCCCTTGGAGTCAGCCTATATCGAAGAGGATTATGATCACTCATTTATCAGTGTGGGGACACCGAGAGAGTCCAACGCATCCGACGACCACCTTCGGCAGCAAATCAGCGACATCCTAGAGTCCATCCCAGCCAACATCAAGTTGGCCAGGGCCACGCCCAAGGTCGACCTGAaccccccgccgccggaccTGCCCGCGAAGCGGCTCAAGAAGCCTTCGCGGGAGGCTATCCGACGCACGGGGTCCAGCATGTCCATGGCGTCTCGAGCATCCTCACGCGCGCCCACGCCGTGGTTGACCCTCGCTCCGGCTTATGCCAAGAACCCCAGACCAAGGCGTCCCCAGAGCAGGAATGACATCAGGGTCTACCACCTATCCCGCTCCACTGGCGAAGCTCCCATCAAACTTTCCATCCGCTGTGTCGGCGAGCACGGTGAGCGGGTCATGGTGCGCGTCGGTGGCGGATGGGCCGATCTTGGCGAATATCTCAAGGAGTACGCCACTCATCACGGTCGTCGCTCTGCCGGCCCGTTGGAGACGGCCAAGGTCGAAGTGCAGGACTTGCCGCGCGCTAGCAGCCGCGCCGCCGCAAACTCGAGCCCTCCAAGCCGACCGGCGTCGGCCCTAGAGATGTCCCCGATGACGCCGCTTAACGTCCGAAAGTCTAGGAAGTCTTTCGGCTCAGGCGACGTCTCAGGTCCGTCGGTGCCAAGACTTCTGCCCAACACGCCGGCGGTCCCGCCGATCCCGGACAAGTTTACACCGTCCTCAGAGGATTCCAATCGGTCGCGGTCCAGCTCTCACATCAGctgggaggaagaggagagctCGTTTCTCGGGCTGGCCGGCCCAACGGGCCGCAAGGTGGAGATGAGTGAAGAAAGCCGGGCGTGGGTGGAGAgcgtcaaggagaaggtgCGTCTCGCTAGCGGCGAGGCGCGCAGGGCCTCCGAGTTTGGGGACATGGGCAAGGTCGGGGGCACAAAGCGACTTTTCCGGAAGGGTTGA
- a CDS encoding Putative malic oxidoreductase, malic enzyme domain, malic enzyme, NAD-binding protein, translating to MGISRGTWLGTPPSRTRPVHKVLNRLFLVRGPVAGNTTHFSSVGPSNATIAAPRFHHTLNYSPAPSPKSAPSSPTPHQRLTTSPGRSHYTTTIRTPHARLLRLGAPTTTNCLVPSPTLASSFFSAHLPPTHAPVMSMASYPFSSASSSDISTPRSASPSPSSVASVRSSRSSISNKRMSMSSRRMTDFNPMSSVDINAIEEKMRMASLDQHRGYSQNTFGEVQQYRTTEYVPKTQATAYQILREPLWNKGLSFTPEERVTRNLTGLIPHTMESLQTQCQRAMKMINTRQTDVDKYLYLSSLKAQNFDLFYRLLMDNIRELMPLVYTPTIGDVCLQYSTLYTRPEALYISIKQRKSIRTMLRNWPYPNPQICVVTDGSRILGLGDLGVNGVGISIGKLALYTGAAGIHPENTLPIVLDTGTNNETNLKDPFYLGIRSKRVSVAEQQAFMDEFMEAATEVYPNMTVQFEDFESEKAFNYLDRYRNKYRCFNDDIQGTGAVVLAGYINAVELSGVPLEEQRLVFMGAGSAGVGVAKQLVEYYTKRGLSEQVARDKFWLVDTKGLVTKDRGDKLAEHKKYFARTDNNGHQFRTLEEVIEYVKPTALVGLTATFGVFTESVVRALKASVDSGGLGRRPILFPLSNPLTKAECTFEQAVQWTDGTAIFASGSPFSPFTMKTPDGQAITYHPNQGNNVYVFPGLGLGAILAKASKVTDDMVYTSAAALAASLNADEIHKGLIYPRIERVRDASIIVAREVMKSARRDGVSTLPESQWVEWEEWGDVALDAWIKERIYDPISFSEKSRI from the exons ATGGGTATAAGTCGAGGTACCTGGCTGGGCACGCCTCCATCGCGAACCCGACCTGTTCACAAGGTTTTAAACCGACTTTTCCTCGTCCGCGGTCCAGTTGCAGGGAACACGACGCACTTCTCCTCTGTTGGTCCATCCAATGCGACTATTGCTGCTCCACGCTTTCACCACACTCTAAATTACTCTCCTGCGCCTTCCCCGAAGTCCGCTCCTTCGAGTCCTACTCCTCATCAACGACTAACAACAAGTCCCGGCCGGTCCCATTACACCACCACTATCCGTACTCCTCACGCTCGTCTGCTTCGCCTCGGAGCTCCAACGACTACTAATTGCCTCGTCCCGTCGCCCACTCTCgcctcctctttcttctccgCACATCTCCCACCGACACATGCGCCGGTAATGTCAATGGCGTCGTATCCCTTCAGTTCAGCCAGCTCCTCAGACATCTCTACGCCCCGGTCCGCctcaccgtcgccatcgtccgTCGCTTCTGTCCGCTCTTCTCGCTCTTCTATATCTAACAAGCGCATGTCCATGTCCAGTCGCAGGATGACTGACTTCAATCCCATGTCTTCTGTTGATATCAACGCCATtgaggagaagatgagaatgGCCTCCCTTGATCAGCACCGTGGATACTCCCAGAACACCTTTGGCGAGGTCCAACAATACCGTACCACCGAGTACGTGCCCAAGACCCAGGCCACCGCCTACCAGATCCTGCGGGAGCCCCTCTGGAACAAAG GCCTGTCTTTCACCCCCGAAGAGCGCGTCACCAGGAATCTCACCGGCCTCATCCCCCACACCATGGAGAGCCTTCAGACGCAGTGCCAGCGGGCCATGAAGATGATCAACACCCGCCAGACCGATGTCGACAAGTACCTCTACCTGTCGTCGCTCAAGGCCCAAAACTTTGACCTCTTCTACCGCCTGCTAATGGACAACATCCGCGAGCTCATGCCCCTCGTCTACACCCCCACCATCGGCGACGTCTGCCTGCAGTACTCGACCCTCTACACCCGCCCCGAGGCCCTGTACATTTCGATTAAGCAGCGAAAGTCCATCCGCACTATGCTCCGCAACTGGCCCTACCCCAACCCCCAGATCTGTGTCGTCACGGACGGCTCCCGTATTTTGggtctcggcgacctcggcgtcaaCGGTGTTGGTATCTCG ATCGGCAAGCTTGCACTGtacaccggcgccgccggcatccaCCCCGAGAACACTCTGCCCATTGTCCTCGACACCGGCACCAACAACGAGACCAATCTGAAGGATCCCTTTTACCTTGGCATCCGTTCCAAGCGCGTGTCCGTGGCGGAGCAGCAGGCGTTCATGGACGAGTTCATGGAGGCCGCCACCGAGGTCTACCCTAACATGACGGTCCAGTTCGAGGATTTTGAGTCCGAGAAGGCCTTCAACTACCTCGACCGCTACCGCAACAAGTACCGCTGCTTTAACGACGACATTCAAGGCActggcgccgtcgtcctcgccgggtACATTAACGCCGTCGAGCTCTCGGGTGTTCCTCTCGAGGAGCAACGCCTCGTCTTCATGggcgccggctccgccggtgtcggtgtcgccaagcagctcgtcgagtACTACACCAAGCGCGGCCTCAGCGAGCAGGTGGCCAGGGACAAGTTCTGGCTTGTCGACACCAAGGGCCTCGTCACAAAGGACCGCGGCGACAAGCTCGCCGAACACAAGAAGTACTTTGCCCGTACCGACAACAATGGCCACCAGTTCCGCACGCTCGAGGAGGTGATCGAGTACGTCAAGCCCACTGCGCTTGTCGGCCTCACCGCCACCTTCGGCGTCTTCACCGAGTCCGTTGTccgcgccctcaaggcctcTGTCGACTCTGGtggtctcggccgccgccctatcctcttccctctcagCAACCCTCTCACCAAGGCCGAGTGCACCTTCGAGCAGGCCGTGCAGTGGACCGACGGCACCGCAATCTTCGCCTCGGGATCACCCTTCTCCCCCTTTACCATGAAGACCCCCGATGGCCAGGCCATCACCTACCACCCCAACCAGGGCAACAACGTTTACGTCTTCCCTGGACTGGGTctcggcgccatcctcgccaaGGCCTCCAAGGTCACGGACGACATGGTCTacacctcggccgccgccctcgccgcgtccctcaacgccgacgagatcCACAAGGGTCTCATCTACCCCCGCATTGAGCGTGTGCGTGACGCAagcatcatcgtcgcccgcgaggtgatgaagtcggcccgccgcgacggcgtctccACGTTGCCCGAGTCTCAGTGGGTTGAGTGGGAGGAGTGGGGTGACGTTGCCCTCGACGCCTGGATCAAGGAGCGCATCTACGACCCCATCAGCTTCTCCGAGAAGAGCCGTATCTAG